One Prosthecobacter vanneervenii genomic window carries:
- a CDS encoding ArsR/SmtB family transcription factor: MRLSIVAELRKAEEGLNCVETTGRLKCTMPKSTCSQHYRILRESGIIHSERRGVELTSKVRRKELDSRFPGLLDAILKAWRREHGE, encoded by the coding sequence GTGCGTCTCAGCATTGTAGCCGAGCTGCGCAAGGCCGAGGAGGGCCTGAACTGCGTGGAAACCACCGGACGTCTGAAGTGCACCATGCCCAAGTCCACCTGCTCTCAGCACTACCGTATTTTGCGCGAGTCCGGCATCATCCACAGCGAGCGCCGTGGCGTGGAGCTCACCAGCAAGGTGCGCCGGAAAGAGCTGGATAGCCGCTTTCCTGGCCTGCTGGACGCCATTCTCAAAGCATGGCGGCGTGAGCACGGAGAGTGA
- a CDS encoding alkene reductase yields MPTLFDPLQLGSLTLANRIFLAPLTRARAGQQRVPNSLMAEYYRQRAGAGLILTEATSVTPMGVGYANTPGIWSEEQVTGWKLVTQAVHEAGGRIFLQLWHVGRISDPMFLNGALPVAPSAIAAAGHVSLVRPEKPFVTPRALELAEIPGIVEAFRKGAENAKLAGFDGVEIHGANGYLLDQFLQSKTNLRTDEYGGTVENRARLMLEVADAVISVWGADRVGMHLAPRGDAHDMGDANPLETFGYVARELGRRKIAFIAAREHQAPDSIGPALKKAFGGVYVANEKFTLESGNAILAAGDADAVAFGVPFLANPDLPKRFASGAALNSPDPSTFYGDGAKGYTDYPAL; encoded by the coding sequence ATGCCTACTCTCTTTGACCCCCTCCAGCTCGGCTCTCTGACCCTTGCCAACCGCATTTTCCTGGCCCCTCTGACCCGTGCACGAGCCGGGCAGCAGCGTGTGCCGAACTCCCTCATGGCCGAGTACTACCGCCAGCGTGCTGGCGCTGGACTCATCCTCACCGAGGCCACCTCTGTGACCCCAATGGGCGTCGGTTATGCAAATACACCTGGCATCTGGTCGGAGGAGCAGGTGACTGGCTGGAAGCTCGTGACCCAGGCCGTGCATGAGGCCGGAGGGCGCATTTTTCTCCAGCTCTGGCATGTGGGGCGTATTTCGGACCCAATGTTCCTGAATGGCGCTCTGCCTGTGGCCCCCAGTGCCATCGCAGCCGCAGGGCATGTGAGCCTGGTGCGGCCTGAGAAGCCTTTTGTAACACCGCGTGCTTTGGAACTCGCCGAAATCCCGGGCATCGTCGAAGCTTTCCGCAAAGGCGCTGAAAACGCAAAGCTAGCCGGGTTCGACGGTGTCGAGATCCACGGTGCGAATGGTTACCTGCTGGATCAGTTTCTTCAGTCCAAGACTAATCTGCGCACGGATGAGTACGGCGGCACAGTGGAAAACCGTGCGCGGCTGATGCTGGAGGTCGCAGATGCGGTGATCTCCGTCTGGGGCGCTGACCGTGTGGGTATGCACCTGGCGCCGCGAGGAGATGCGCACGACATGGGCGATGCGAACCCTCTGGAAACTTTTGGCTATGTAGCGCGTGAGCTTGGCCGTCGCAAGATCGCCTTCATCGCGGCGCGTGAGCATCAGGCACCCGACAGCATCGGCCCAGCGCTCAAGAAGGCCTTTGGCGGCGTGTATGTGGCCAACGAGAAGTTCACTCTGGAGTCTGGGAATGCGATCCTTGCTGCTGGAGATGCAGATGCCGTGGCCTTTGGGGTGCCCTTCCTGGCCAATCCCGACCTCCCGAAACGCTTTGCTTCAGGTGCCGCCCTGAACTCTCCTGATCCCTCCACCTTTTATGGAGACGGGGCCAAAGGCTACACCGATTACCCTGCGTTATGA